Proteins from a single region of Trypanosoma brucei brucei TREU927 chromosome 7, complete sequence:
- a CDS encoding DNA repair protein, putative, with protein MPPLPRGVVKVVGALRGDNIIRIMQRHRYVIEEADDPTYDFLCGGTCVVFVDDADDLSDAARRTKVSQQLSVLKTHTGASWRCVVLLLRVVSEEVRPDILAWLNLHCSVEQGCGVMLFWTDEECAAYLEGLSDSNVATADYCVGVRRDSTPMQLLIDALTQTPQLMTRNDVVRAVNSFGSVAGLLTATAEQLTELPGFAQKKAGRLHAVLNAPFNTSRCLVADVLQRDQDESNDESSERRPAQETMKQALRCIYDREDEDVQEGGQ; from the coding sequence ATGCCTCCCCTCCCACGGGGCGTGGTGAAAGTTGTCGGCGCACTGCGTGGTGACAACATCATTCGGATCATGCAGCGGCATCGTTACGTTATTGAAGAAGCAGATGACCCCACATATGACTTCCTGTGCGGTGGAACTTGTGTTGTCTTCGTTGATGATGCCGACGACCTGTCGGATGCGGCGCGAAGGACAAAAGTGTCACAACAACTCAGTGTTCTGAAGACTCATACTGGTGCCTCGTGGCGTTGTGTTGTGCTTCTTCTCCGAGTAGTGTCGGAAGAGGTTCGACCTGATATCCTCGCATGGCTTAACTTGCACTGCAGCGTAGAACAAGGTTGTGGTGTCATGCTTTTTTGGACAGATGAGGAATGTGCTGCCTATTTGGAAGGTTTATCAGATAGTAACGTTGCTACCGCGGATTATTGTGTGGGTGTGCGGAGGGATAGTACCCCGATGCAGCTACTCATTGATGCATTAACGCAAACACCGCAACTAATGACTCGTAATGACGTTGTTCGTGCAGTCAACAGCTTCGGATCAGTTGCAGGACTTCTGACTGCGACGGCGGAGCAACTTACGGAACTGCCGGGTTTCGCGCAAAAGAAAGCGGGAAGACTTCACGCCGTACTTAACGCGCCTTTCAACACCTCTCGCTGCCTAGTAGCTGACGTTCTCCAAAGGGATCAAGACGAAAGCAATGATGAAAGCAGCGAGAGACGACCAGCTCAAGAGACAATGAAGCAGGCACTTCGCTGCATTTATGATcgtgaagatgaagatgtgCAGGAAGGTGGCCAATGA
- a CDS encoding heat shock protein DnaJ, putative encodes MFAFSDHMDDVFNAFFSGGDMFSGGDMFSGGGGRGRRRQPKDTVHGLPVTLKDLYNGRSIEIPHTRTTPCVGCDGRGAKSRKNVTCTACRGAGRRMLARQMGMMIQQVTVPCDACGGEGRRMDPRDICPVCDGRRVNQVESSLTVVVEPGMEHREQIVFHGEGSYQPAADAAGDIVIVLEQMKDDRFEREGDDLLYTHTISLAESLCGFQLVLTHLDGRQLVVRRERGEITRPGERKVVLGEGMPIRGRKGKFGDLVIKFAVSFPERIEEAQVEILRQALPAPRSVDLSHCDMAQECYVSRKELDHLRQELENDVEEQETTSVGCTAQ; translated from the coding sequence ATGTTTGCCTTTTCGGACCATATGGACGATGTGTTCAACGCCTTTTTTTCTGGCGGTGATATGTTTTCCGGAGGTGATATGTTTTCCGGAGGTGGCGGTCGCGGTCGCAGGCGGCAACCAAAGGACACCGTTCACGGTCTTCCCGTCACTCTAAAGGATTTGTACAATGGGAGAAGTATTGAAATTCCTCATACCCGCACAACCCCATGTGTGGGCTGTGATGGCAGAGGAGCGAAGAGCCGCAAAAATGTTACCTGCACGGCGTGTCGTGGGGCGGGTCGGCGTATGTTAGCCCGCCAGATGGGGATGATGATACAACAAGTGACCGTGCCTTGTGATGCATGCGGTGGTGAGGGCAGGAGAATGGATCCTCGTGACATATGTCCTGTATGCGATGGCCGGCGCGTAAACCAAGTGGAGTCCTCTCTGACTGTTGTAGTGGAGCCTGGAATGGAGCATCGGGAGCAGATTGTTTTCCACGGTGAGGGCAGCTATCAGCCTGCTGCTGATGCTGCAGGTGATATTGTAATTGTTCTTGAGCAAATGAAGGATGATCGATTCGAGCGGGAGGGAGACGACCTTCTTTATACGCATACCATTTCACTAGCGGAGTCTCTCTGTGGCTTCCAGCTCGTACTGACACACCTCGATGGTAGGCAACTTGTAGTGCGACGGGAGCGTGGGGAAATAACTAGGCCGGGTGAGAGGAAGGTTGTTTTGGGTGAAGGTATGCCGATACGCGGTCGTAAAGGAAAGTTTGGAGATCTAGTTATTAAATTCGCCGTCAGTTTTCCCGAAAGGATTGAGGAAGCTCAAGTGGAAATATTGCGCCAGGCCCTTCCGGCGCCGAGGAGCGTGGACCTCAGCCACTGCGATATGGCTCAGGAGTGTTATGTGTCTAGAAAGGAACTGGATCATCTTCGCCAGGAATTGGAGAACGATGTGGAAGAGCAGGAGACGACAAGCGTTGGGTGTACTGCGCAGTGA
- a CDS encoding retrotransposon hot spot (RHS) protein, putative (RHS7: pers. comm. Frederic Bringaud, CNRS/BordeauxII University. Belongs to the RHS family. (PMID:12455980) Part of an RHS array that may contain misassembly, number of copies is uncertain.) has translation MIQNNGNMRNTQNVFNERFNRAQGEVQERGGRQMQNPSVTGKRKSREEELYESLYYAKWSYVMSGYNQEPLGMKVFFGRPQHIWTEEEVDITPEHCEVDAELEERPTGLEIFVLTSKMGWPSATFQLGINDESGIMDNNVYIRREMMRVWYIIQQKLNAWWVQKTERPPTHIVIGIPGTGKSCGVGSFLLHSLLHFHEGMLDVVVYFTDAKAYLIYNKKGNEEGRVVLYKRKDVTNVIEEMRFKKRGHIIFDTDGPDETPPYETQYLGWGITTLNTPDTHYYEHWEKDYLSWNVILNCDDVRDIKAFVAWKKLSLFPNYTTLDENARAKVKEELEDEWRLVERRVDVVGPLPRYVFSKQSYTNRLQDISDYLRSLENEKKEEYETILEKYFTWKSEKVVHSLVKIVREGSGYGNLESYHCRPLSVAIGNMILCTLFSTVATLMVEKHSESVYGKVGAYSLETRALVSLLFPRVFCVVTKHLNYLRRLGETEDKRSILKDMTPQQFQIFEQKFLPKTGQNAIGNCKYKVLYRSFEESKLFVDGFFFVEDCSRRVADMRDGFRQLGVASKTIVLIQITDNYRKEASVSELQEFMTNIARYFSDWDTFSRNMAWEMIYVNAIYGGVIKTRQRCVNNNTADAEQQTEETQVFWDGIDQYQITFDNKIQKELIIAYHEERKYRDAPAFTRKRGHE, from the coding sequence ATGAttcaaaacaacggcaataTGAGAAATACTCAGAATGTGTTTAACGAACGGTTTAATCGTGCACAAGGTGAAGTGCAGGAACGAGGTGGACGACAGATGCAGAATCCATCGGTAactggaaaaaggaaatctcgtgaagaggagttataTGAGTCTCTGTATTATGCGAagtggagttatgtgatgtcagGTTATAATCAAGAGCCACtcggtatgaaggtattcTTTGGAAGACCACAACACATATGgacggaagaagaagttgATATAACTCCTGAACATTGTGAAGTTGATGCGGAACTTGAGGAGAGACCCACTGGCCTGGAGATCTTTGTCCTTACATCAAAGATGGGTTGGCCATCAGCTACGTTTCAATTAGGTATCAATGATGAAAGTGGTATAATGGACAATAATGTCTacatccgtcgtgaaatgatgcgtgtgtggtatataatacaacaaaaattaaatgcATGGTGGGTGCAAAAGACAGAGAGaccaccaacacacattgTCATTGGTATTCCAGGGACTGGAAAATCATGTGgagttggatcatttttacttcattccctacttcacttccatgaaggaatgcttgatgtCGTTGTGTATTTCACGGATGCCAAAGCTTACCTTATATACAACAAGAAGGGGaatgaggaagggagggttgTATTGTACAAGAGAAAAGACGTCACTAATGTTATTGAAGAAATgcgttttaaaaaaagagggcatattatttttgataCTGATGGACCTGATGAGACTCCGCCTTATGAGACCCAATATCTTGGGTGGGGAATAACTACACTCAACACTCCGGATACACACTATTATGAACATTGGGAGAAGGACTATTTAAGTTGGAATGTGATTTTAAACTGCGATGACGTACGTGACATTAAGGCGTTTGTGGCCTGGAAGAAACTGTCCCTATTTCCCAACTATACGACTCTCGATGAAAATGCTCGTGCGAAGGTTAAGGAAGAGCTAGAGGATGAGTGGAGGTTAGTGGAGAGACGTGTTGACGTTGTGGGGCCGCTGCCTCGTTATGTTTTCAGCAAGCAAAGTTACACCAACCGGCTGCAGGATATCAGTGATTACCTAAGAAGCCTagaaaatgagaagaaagaagagtaTGAAACGATTctggaaaaatattttacgtggaaaagtgaaaaagtgGTTCACAGTTTAGTGAAGATTGTACGGGAGGGGAGCGGATATGGCAACCTCGAATCATACCACTGTAGACCTCTATCAGTTGCCATTGGGAATATGATACTCTGTACGCTGTTTTCAACTGTTGCAACACTGATGGTTGAGAAACATAGTGAAAGCGTATACGGTAAGGTCGGAGCCTACTCGCTTGAAACAAGGGCTTTggtttcacttctctttcctagAGTCTTTTGTGTGGTCACAAAACATTTGAACTACCTCCGAAGACTCGGAGAGACGGAAGACAAGCGTAGCATCCTGAAAGATATGACCCCACAACAGTTTCAAATTTTTGAACAAAAGTTCTTACCAAAAACTGGACAGAATGCAATTGGAAACTGTAAATACAAGGTGCTCTACAGGTCATTTGAAGAGAGTAAGCTTTTTGTGGatggctttttctttgtggaagATTGCTCTAGAAGGGTTGCGGATATGCGGGATGGTTTTCGACAACTGGGAGTTGCCTCAAAGACTATTGTGCTTATTCAAATAACAGATAAttacaggaaagaagcaagtgTTTCAGAGTTACAGGAATTTATGACAAACATTGCAAGGTATTTTTCCGATTGGGATACCTTTTCTCGTAACATGGCATGGGAGATGATATATGTTAATGCTATTTATGGTGGTGTGATTAAGACGCGGCAACGATgtgtgaacaacaacaccgctgATGCTGAGCAACAAACTGAGGAAACACAAGTATTTTGGGATGGTATTGACCAGTATCAAATAACATTTGATAACAAGATACAGAAAGAGCTTATAATAGCGTATcatgaagagagaaaatatcgAGATGCACCAGCATTCACACGGAAACGAGGTCATGAGTAG
- a CDS encoding retrotransposon hot spot (RHS) protein, putative (RHS7: pers. comm. Frederic Bringaud, CNRS/BordeauxII University. Belongs to the RHS family. (PMID:12455980). Part of an RHS array that may contain misassembly, number of copies is uncertain.) encodes MIQNNGNMGNTQNVFNERFNRAQGEVQERGGRQMQNPSVTGKRKSREEELYESLYYAKWSYVMSGYNQEPLGMKVFFGRPQHIWTEEEVDITPEHCEVDAELEERPTGLEIFVLTSMMGWPSDRFQGGLISLYQRIGILDNNVYIRREMMRVWYIIQQKLNAWWVQKTERPPTHIVIGISGIGKSCGVGSFLLHSLLHFHEGMLDVVVYFTDAKAYLIYNKKGNEEGRVVLYKRKDVTNVIEEMRLKKRGHIIFDINSPKETLPYEIPRNVWGVTVLAPPDGVRYKYWMKNLEQTRIILNCDDVRDIKAFVAWKKLSLFPNYTTLDENARAKVKEELEDEWRLVERRVDVVGPLPRYVFGNRGNCRELEVIRYLSRLSCNRRDGYDMMMGKYFEWKGNDFTQPLIKIVRERSRYGNLESYHCRPLSVAIGNMILCTLFATVAKSMSSLEFMMGYGKVGAYSLKTRALVSLLFPRVFCVVTKHLNYLRRLGETEDKRSILKDMTPQQFQLVEQKFLPEAGQNAIGNCEYKVLYRSFEESKPLVGGFFFVEDCSRRVADMRDGFPQLGVASKTIVLIQITDNYRKEASVSELQEFMTNIARYFSDWDTFSRNMAWEMIYVNAIYGGVIKTRQRCVNNNTADAEQQTEETQVFWDGIDQYQITFDKKIQKELIIAYHEERKYRDAPAFTRK; translated from the coding sequence ATGAttcaaaacaacggcaataTGGGAAATACTCAGAATGTGTTTAACGAACGGTTTAATCGTGCACAAGGTGAAGTGCAGGAACGAGGTGGACGACAGATGCAGAATCCATCGGTAactggaaaaaggaaatctcgtgaagaggagttataTGAGTCTCTGTATTATGCGAagtggagttatgtgatgtcagGTTATAATCAAGAGCCACtcggtatgaaggtattcTTTGGAAGACCACAACACATATGgacggaagaagaagtggaTATAACTCCTGAACATTGTGAAGTTGATGCGGAACTTGAGGAGAGACCCACTGGCCTGGAGATCTTTGTCCTTACATCAATGATGGGTTGGCCCTCAGATAGATTTCAAGGTGGTCTAATTAGTTTATATCAGAGAATTGGGATATTGGACAATAATGTCTacatccgtcgtgaaatgatgcgtgtgtggtatataatacaacaaaaattaaatgcATGGTGGGTGCAAAAGACAGAGAGaccaccaacacacattgTCATTGGTATATCTGGTATTGGAAAATCATGTGgagttggatcatttttacttcattccctacttcacttccatgaaggaatgcttgatgtCGTTGTGTATTTCACGGATGCCAAAGCTTACCTTATATACAACAAGAAGGGGaatgaggaagggagggttgTATTGTACAAGAGAAAAGACGTCACTAATGTTATTGAAGAAATGCgtttgaaaaaaagagggcatattatttttgatattaaTAGTCCTAAGGAAACTCTGCCTTATGAGATCCCAAGAAATGTTTGGGGTGTGACTGTCCTCGCACCCCCAGATGGAGTTCGCTACAAGTACTGGATGAAGAACCTGGAACAAACAAGGATAATTTTAAACTGCGATGACGTACGTGACATTAAGGCGTTTGTGGCTTGGAAGAAACTGTCCCTATTTCCCAACTATACGACTCTCGATGAAAATGCTCGTGCGAAGGTTAAGGAAGAGCTAGAGGATGAGTGGAGGTTGGTGGAGAGACGTGTTGACGTAGTGGGGCCGCTGCCTCGTTATGTTTTCGGTAATCGAGGTAACTGTCGTGAGTTGGAGGTAATAAGGTATCTAAGCCGTCTCAGTTGTAATAGACGAGATGGCTATGATATGATGAtgggaaaatattttgaaTGGAAAGGTAATGATTTCACACAACCGTTAATAAAGATTGTACGGGAGAGGAGCAGATATGGCAACCTCGAATCATACCACTGTAGACCTCTATCAGTTGCCATTGGGAATATGATACTCTGTACGCTGTTTGCAACTGTTGCGAAAAGTATGTCATCCCTTGAATTCATGATGGGATACGGTAAGGTCGGAGCCTACTCGCTTAAAACAAGGGCTTTggtttcacttctctttcctagAGTCTTTTGTGTGGTCACAAAACATTTGAACTACCTCCGAAGACTCGGAGAGACGGAAGACAAGCGTAGCATCCTGAAAGATATGACCCCACAACAGTTTCAACTTGTTGAACAAAAGTTCTTACCAGAAGCTGGACAGAATGCAATTGGAAACTGTGAATACAAGGTGCTCTACAGGTCATTTGAAGAGAGTAAGCCCCTTGTTGGtggctttttctttgtggaagATTGCTCTAGAAGGGTTGCGGATATGAGGGATGGTTTTCCACAACTGGGAGTTGCCTCAAAGACTATTGTGCTTATTCAAATAACAGATAAttacaggaaagaagcaagtgTTTCAGAGTTACAGGAATTTATGACAAACATTGCAAGGTATTTTTCCGATTGGGATACCTTTTCTCGTAACATGGCATGGGAGATGATATATGTTAATGCTATTTATGGTGGTGTGATTAAGACGCGGCAACGATgtgtgaacaacaacaccgctgATGCTGAGCAACAAACTGAGGAAACACAAGTATTTTGGGATGGTATTGACCAGTATCAAATAACATTTGATAAAAAGATACAGAAAGAGCTTATAATAGCGTATcatgaagagagaaaatatcgAGATGCACCAGCATTCACACGGAAATGA
- a CDS encoding retrotransposon hot spot (RHS) protein, putative (RHS7: pers. comm. Frederic Bringaud, CNRS/BordeauxII University. Belongs to the RHS family.(PMID: 12455980) Part of an RHS array that may contain misassembly, number of copies is uncertain.) — protein MIQNNGNMGNTQNVFNERFNRAQGEVQERGGRQMQNPSVTGKRKSREEELYESLYYAKWSYVMSGYNQEPLGMKVFFGRPQHIWTEEEVDITPEHCEVDAELEERPTGLEIFVLTSKMGWPSATFQLGINDESGIMDNNVYIRREMMRVWYIIQRKLNAWWVQKTESTPPTHIVIGIPGTGKSCGVGSFLLHSLLHFHEGMLDVVVYFTDVDAYLIYNKKGNEEGRVVLYKRKDVTNVIKEMRLKKRGHIIFDTDGPDETPPYETQYLGWGITTLNTPDTYYYKHWEKDYFSWNVILNCDDVRDIKAFVAWKKLSLFPNYTTLDENARAKVKEELEDEWRLVERRVDVVGPLPRYVFSKQSYTNRLQDISDYLRSLENEKKEEYETILEKYFTWKSEKVVHSLVKIVREGGRYDDLESYHCRPLSVAIGNMILCTLFSTVATLMVEKHSESVYGKVGAYSLETRALVSLLFPRVFCVVTKHLNYLRRLGETEDKRSILKDMTPQQFQIFEQKFLPKTGQNAIGNCKYKVLYRSLEESKLFVDGFFFVEDCSRRVADMRDGFPQLGVASKTIVLIQITDNYRKEASVSELQEFMTNIARYFSDWDTFSRNMAWEMIYVNAIYGGVIKTRQRCVNNNTADAEQQTEETQVFWDGIDQYQITFDNKIQKELIIAYHEERKYRDAPAFTRKRGHE, from the coding sequence ATGAttcaaaacaacggcaataTGGGAAATACTCAGAATGTGTTTAACGAACGGTTTAATCGTGCACAAGGTGAAGTGCAGGAACGAGGTGGACGACAGATGCAGAATCCATCGGTAactggaaaaaggaaatctcgtgaagaggagttataTGAGTCTCTGTATTATGCGAagtggagttatgtgatgtcagGTTATAATCAAGAGCCACtcggtatgaaggtattcTTTGGAAGACCACAACACATATGgacggaagaagaagtggaTATAACTCCTGAACATTGTGAAGTTGATGCGGAACTTGAGGAGAGACCCACTGGCCTGGAGATCTTTGTCCTTACATCAAAGATGGGTTGGCCATCAGCTACGTTTCAATTAGGTATCAATGATGAAAGTGGTATAATGGACAATAATGTCTacatccgtcgtgaaatgATGCGTGTGTGGTATATAATACAACGAAAATTAAATGCATGGTGGGTGCAAAAGACAGAGagcacaccaccaacacacattgTCATTGGTATTCCAGGGACTGGAAAATCATGTGgagttggatcatttttacttcattccctacttcacttccatgaaggaatgcttgatgtCGTTGTGTATTTCACGGATGTGGACGCCTACCTTATATACAACAAGAAGGGGaatgaggaagggagggttgTATTGTACAAGAGAAAAGACGTCACTAATGTTATTAAAGAAATGCgtttgaaaaaaagagggcatattatttttgataCTGATGGACCTGATGAGACTCCGCCTTATGAGACCCAATATCTTGGGTGGGGAATAACTACACTCAACACTCCGGATACATACTATTATAAACATTGGGAGAAGGACTATTTCAGTTGGAATGTGATTTTAAACTGCGATGACGTACGTGACATTAAGGCGTTTGTGGCCTGGAAGAAACTGTCCCTATTTCCCAACTATACGACTCTCGATGAAAATGCTCGTGCGAAGGTTAAGGAAGAGCTAGAGGATGAGTGGAGGTTAGTGGAGAGACGTGTTGACGTTGTGGGGCCGCTGCCTCGTTATGTTTTCAGCAAGCAAAGTTACACCAACCGGCTGCAGGATATCAGTGATTACCTAAGAAGCCTagaaaatgagaagaaagaagagtaTGAAACGATTctggaaaaatattttacgtggaaaagtgaaaaagtgGTTCACAGTTTAGTGAAGATTGTACGGGAGGGGGGCAGATATGACGACCTCGAATCATACCACTGTAGACCTCTATCAGTTGCCATTGGGAATATGATACTCTGTACGCTGTTTTCAACTGTTGCAACACTGATGGTTGAGAAACATAGTGAAAGCGTATACGGTAAGGTCGGAGCCTACTCGCTTGAAACAAGGGCTTTggtttcacttctctttcctagAGTCTTTTGTGTGGTCACAAAACATTTGAACTACCTCCGAAGACTCGGAGAGACGGAAGACAAGCGTAGCATCCTGAAAGATATGACCCCACAACAGTTTCAAATTTTTGAACAAAAGTTCTTACCAAAAACTGGACAGAATGCAATTGGAAACTGTAAATACAAGGTGCTCTACAGGTCATTGGAGGAGAGTAAGCTTTTTGTGGatggctttttctttgtggaagATTGCTCTAGAAGGGTTGCGGATATGAGGGATGGTTTTCCACAACTGGGAGTTGCCTCAAAGACTATTGTGCTTATTCAAATAACAGATAAttacaggaaagaagcaagtgTTTCAGAGTTACAGGAATTTATGACAAACATTGCAAGGTATTTTTCCGATTGGGATACCTTTTCTCGTAACATGGCATGGGAGATGATATATGTTAATGCTATTTATGGTGGTGTGATTAAGACGCGGCAACGATgtgtgaacaacaacaccgctgATGCTGAGCAACAAACTGAGGAAACACAAGTATTTTGGGATGGTATTGACCAGTATCAAATAACATTTGATAACAAGATACAGAAAGAGCTTATAATAGCGTATcatgaagagagaaaatatcgAGATGCACCAGCATTCACACGGAAACGAGGTCATGAGTAG
- a CDS encoding retrotransposon hot spot (RHS) protein, putative (RHS7: pers. comm. Frederic Bringaud, CNRS/BordeauxII University. Belongs to the RHS family. (PMID:12455980)), protein MIQNNGNMRNTQNVFNERFNRAQGEVQERGGRQMQNPSVTGKRKSREEELYESLYYAKWSYVMSGYNQEPLGMKVFFGRPQHIWTEEEVDITPEHCEVDAELEERPTGLEIFVLTSKMGWPSATFQLGINDESGIMDNNVYIRREMMRVWYIIQQKLKEWWVQKTESTPPTHIIIGIPGTGKSCGVGSFLLHSLLHFHEGMLDVVVYFTDAKAYLIYNKKGNEEGRVVLYKRKDVTNVIKEMRLKKRGHIIFDTDGPDETPPYETQYLGWGITTLNTPDTHYYEHWEKDYLSWNVILNCDDVRDIKAFVAWKKLSLFPNYTTLDENARAKVKEELEDEWRLVERRVDVVGPLPRYVFSKQSYTNRLQDISDYLRSLENEKKEEYETILEKYFTWKSEKVVHSLVKIVREGGRYDDLESYHCRPLSVPIGNMILCTLFSTVATLMVEKHSESVYGKVGAYSLETRALVSLLFPRVFCVVTKHLNYLRRLGETEDKRSILKDMTPQQFQIFEQKFLPKTGQNAIGNCKYKVLYRSLEESKLFVDGFFFVEDCSRRVADMRDGFPQLGVASKTIVLIQITDNYRKEASVSELQEFMTNIARYFSDWDTFSRNMAWEMIYVNAIYGGVIKTRQRCVNNNTADAEQQTEETQVFWDGIDQYQITFDNKIQKELIIAYHEERKYRDAPAFTRK, encoded by the coding sequence ATGAttcaaaacaacggcaataTGAGAAATACTCAGAATGTGTTTAACGAACGGTTTAATCGTGCACAAGGTGAAGTGCAGGAACGAGGTGGACGACAGATGCAGAATCCATCGGTAactggaaaaaggaaatctcgtgaagaggagttataTGAGTCTCTGTATTATGCGAagtggagttatgtgatgtcagGTTATAATCAAGAGCCACtcggtatgaaggtattcTTTGGAAGACCACAACACATATGgacggaagaagaagtggaTATAACTCCTGAACATTGTGAAGTTGATGCGGAACTTGAGGAGAGACCCACTGGCCTGGAGATCTTTGTCCTTACATCAAAGATGGGTTGGCCATCAGCTACGTTTCAATTAGGTATCAATGATGAAAGTGGTATAATGGACAATAATGTCTacatccgtcgtgaaatgatgcgtgtgtggtatataatacaacaaaaattaaaagaatggTGGGTGCAAAAGACAGAGagcacaccaccaacacacattATCATTGGTATTCCAGGGACTGGAAAATCATGTGgagttggatcatttttacttcattccctacttcacttccatgaaggaatgcttgatgtCGTTGTGTATTTCACGGATGCCAAAGCTTACCTTATATACAACAAGAAGGGGaatgaggaagggagggttgTATTGTACAAGAGAAAAGACGTCACTAATGTTATTAAAGAAATGCgtttgaaaaaaagagggcatattatttttgataCTGATGGACCTGATGAGACTCCGCCTTATGAGACCCAATATCTTGGGTGGGGAATAACTACACTCAACACTCCGGATACACACTATTATGAACATTGGGAGAAGGACTATTTAAGTTGGAATGTGATTTTAAACTGCGATGACGTACGTGACATTAAGGCGTTTGTGGCCTGGAAGAAACTGTCCCTATTTCCCAACTATACGACTCTCGATGAAAATGCTCGTGCGAAGGTTAAGGAAGAGCTAGAGGATGAGTGGAGGTTGGTGGAGAGACGTGTTGACGTTGTGGGGCCGCTGCCTCGTTATGTTTTCAGCAAGCAAAGTTACACCAACCGGCTGCAGGATATCAGTGATTACCTAAGAAGCCTagaaaatgagaagaaagaagagtaTGAAACGATTctggaaaaatattttacgtggaaaagtgaaaaagtgGTTCACAGTTTAGTGAAGATTGTACGGGAGGGGGGCAGATATGACGACCTCGAATCATACCACTGTAGACCTCTATCAGTTCCCATTGGGAATATGATACTCTGTACGCTGTTTTCAACTGTTGCAACACTGATGGTTGAGAAACATAGTGAAAGCGTATACGGTAAGGTCGGAGCCTACTCGCTTGAAACAAGGGCTTTggtttcacttctctttcctagAGTCTTTTGTGTGGTCACAAAACATTTGAACTACCTCCGAAGACTCGGAGAGACGGAAGACAAGCGTAGCATCCTGAAAGATATGACCCCACAACAGTTTCAAATTTTTGAACAAAAGTTCTTACCAAAAACTGGACAGAATGCAATTGGAAACTGTAAATACAAGGTGCTCTACAGGTCATTGGAGGAGAGTAAGCTTTTTGTGGatggctttttctttgtggaagATTGCTCTAGAAGGGTTGCGGATATGAGGGATGGTTTTCCACAACTGGGAGTTGCCTCAAAGACTATTGTGCTTATTCAAATAACAGATAAttacaggaaagaagcaagtgTTTCAGAGTTACAGGAATTTATGACAAACATTGCAAGGTATTTTTCCGATTGGGATACCTTTTCTCGTAACATGGCATGGGAGATGATATATGTTAATGCTATTTATGGTGGTGTGATTAAGACGCGGCAACGATgtgtgaacaacaacaccgctgATGCTGAGCAACAAACTGAGGAAACACAAGTATTTTGGGATGGTATTGACCAGTATCAAATAACATTTGATAACAAGATACAGAAAGAGCTTATAATAGCGTATcatgaagagagaaaatatcgAGATGCACCAGCATTCACACGGAAATGA